Proteins from a genomic interval of Physeter macrocephalus isolate SW-GA chromosome 21, ASM283717v5, whole genome shotgun sequence:
- the LOC102995325 gene encoding serine/threonine-protein phosphatase 4 regulatory subunit 3B-like: MMDNQCYVKVYTLNDHQQWVILGTGHISFTYEEGAQGVFLRVRSKSDGSLILESKINPDTSYQREERSIVWSDAENHDTVIYFQDIGSCHEVWKGICQVQGEVPCVKMIRDIADESEDKECHDSPKTGEPLYLPNCELGKLGQIADLVTLGLTSPMVKESLALVLEREDYIKKLLQLFHTCENLEDTEGLHHLHGIIRGILFLNNTSLFEILFSDECIMDVVGCLEYDPALAQPKRHREFLTQNAKFREVIPITDCELRQKIHQTYRVQYIHDILFPTPSKIQDRTLTSLTSFIFSNKVQIVDMLQEDEEYLAEVFAQIRDKNTDDEKRHDLVFFFKEFCAFSQLLHPESKCSLFTTLTELGILPALKIVMGMDDLQIRSAATDILADLVKYTPSMVQRFMMEEAQQSEDGKLFINLIIEQIICDTDLELGHAVHLTGLLSALLDTDNMPAVQRKCKRSEFLNFFYRHCIHNFIAPLLSITSEDICEEDNIVGSDKNNKNCLSALRFMRRMIGLKDELYNFYIIEGKLFKPVVKTLLDNGTRYNMLNSAIIELFRYIRVEDIKSLVAHIVEEFYETLESIEYVQTFKELKIKYEQEKDRQNQLQKNLHPVLYSKTFCGGASVLKEKEEMSFKENIEEGKAGMPSSESDFQDHYDKFVETKEAKENEDKVDLPPRTSLDGFKFTSFHSSGVASGTGNPNGSSMVDLVYYSVDEEEDKEGETPPRKKHLRS, encoded by the exons ATGATGGACAACCAGTGCTATGTAAAAGTCTATACCCTGAATGATCACCAACAATGGGTCATTCTAGGTACAGGGCACATCTCATTCACTTATGAGGAGGGGGCCCAGGGCGTGTTTCTGCGAGTTAGATCCAAGTCCGACGGCTCACTGATCTTGGAGTCAAAGATAAATCCAGACACGTCCTATCAGAGAGAAGAAAGGTCAATTGTTTGGTCAGATGCTGAGAACCATGATACAGTGATATATTTCCAGGACATAGGAAGTTGTCATGAGGTATGGAAAGGCATTTGCCAGGTTCAAGGTGAAGTTCCATGTGTCAAAATGATACGTGACATTGCGGATGAATCAGAAGACAAAGAGTGTCATGACTCGCCAAAAACCGGTGAACCGCTCTACCTGCCAAACTGCGAACTCGGTAAACTTGGGCAGATTGCTGACTTAGTTACTTTGGGTCTCACCTCACCTATGGTTAAAGAAAGCCTGGCTCTGGTCTTGGAAAGGGAGGACTATATTAAAAAACTACTGCAGTTGTTCCACACTTGTGAGAACCTAGAGGATACTGAAGGCTTacaccatttgcatggaattatTAGAGGAATCTTATTCCTCAACAATACGTCTCTGTTTGAGATCCTATTTTCTGATGAGTGTATCATGGATGTGGTGGGATGCCTTGAATATGACCCTGCTTTGGCTCAGCCAAAAAGGCATAGGGAATTCTTAACCCAAAATGCAAAGTTCAGGGAAGTTATACCAATAACAGACTGTGAACTTCGACAAAAAATACATCAGACATACAGGGTACAGTACATTCACGACATCCTTTTCCCTACACCATCCAAGATTCAAGACAGGACTCTTACTAGTCTTacgagttttattttttctaacaagGTTCAGATAGTCGACATGTTGCAGGAAGATGAGGAGTATTTGGCTGAAGTTTTTGCACAGATAAGGGATAAGAACACAGATGATGAGAAACGGCATgacctggtatttttttttaaggaattctgTGCATTTTCTCAGCTATTACATCCTGAAAGCAAGTGTTCACTATTCACAACACTGACAGAATTGGGAATTCTTCCTGCTCTTAAAATTGTAATGGGCATGGAtgatttgcaaataaggtcaGCTGCTACTGATATACTTGCTGATCTAGTGAAGTATACTCCATCCATGGTCCAAAGATTTATGATGGAAGAAGCCCAGCAAAGTGAAGATGGCaaacttttcattaatttaataattgaACAAATAATCTGTGATACTGACCTTGAACTAGGACATGCTGTTCATTTAACGGGACTTCTTTCTGCTCTACTTGATACAGACAACATGCCGGCTgtgcaaagaaaatgtaaaagaagtgaatttctaaatttcttctaTAGACATTGTATACATAACTTCATAGCACCGCTTTTGTCAATTACTTCAGAAGATATATGTGAAGAGGATAATATAGTTGGATctgacaaaaacaacaaaaattgccTCA GTGCTCTTCGCTTTATGAGAAGGATGATTGGCCTTAAAGATgaactttataatttttacatcATCGAGGGAAAGCTTTTTAAGCCAGTTGTAAAAACCCTTCTGGATAATGGAACTCGGTACAATATGTTGAATTCAGCTATTATTGAGCTGTTTAGATACATAAGAGTGGAAGATATCAAGTCTCTTGTTGCACATATAGTTGAAGAGTTTTATGAAACACTTGAGTCAATTGAATACGTTCAGACATTCAAAGAATTGAAGATTAAATATGAACAAGAGAAAGACCGGCAGAATCAACTACAGAAGAATTTGCATCCTGTACTGTATAGTAAGACATTTTGCGGAGGTGCCAGTGTcttgaaggagaaggaagaaatgagttttaaagaaaatatagaggaAGGAAAAGCAGGTATGCCATCATCAGAAAGTGATTTTCAAGATCATTATGATAAATTTGTGGAGactaaagaagcaaaagaaaatgaagacaaggtAGATCTTCCCCCCAGAACATCTTTGGATGGCTTCAAATTTACTTCATTCCATTCTTCTGGTGTTGCTAGTGGAACAGGTAACCCAAACGGTAGCAGCATGGTGGACTTAGTGTATTATTCAGTTGATgaagaagaagataaagaagGTGAAACACCCCCCAGGAAAAAACATCTTAGGTCATAA